A stretch of the Lolium perenne isolate Kyuss_39 chromosome 3, Kyuss_2.0, whole genome shotgun sequence genome encodes the following:
- the LOC127343274 gene encoding putative receptor protein kinase ZmPK1, giving the protein MGSFSSLAVLPLMSFLLLQCYASAQHTLGTGSSLSVEDHARPFLVSPDATFSCGFLQAGDNAFYFSIWFTATKNKTAVWSANPGAPVNGRLSRVSFSRDGELALADANGTTVWDTKTGGNRQLTVSLNDTGNLVITDPSTGHALWQSFHWPTDTLLPSQAMSKDTKLVAGYYTFYYDNDNVLRLLYDGPEIASIYWPDPDLGIWGSGRTNYNSSRFGILNDAGAFRSSDGLRFQASDLGSPGVKRRLTIDKDGNLRLYSLVNATGVWTVTWVALQKPCSVHGLCGKNALCEYQPSLRCSCAPGYEMADRRDWRKGCKPTFSLPAYTAINCSQGVPEEYTFVKVAYTDFYGYDLAFNKSVTFESCMNICLQMCSCAAFSYRMDGVGNCFPKGVLFNGYTSSFFPGSIYLKVPSKVNASALPLVAAKGLACKPNGTSPAIVPGYADTYGRPGRGPKWAYFFSFAAVLGFLELLIFAAGWWFLSSHHSIPSSLQAGYRLVMATQFRRFSYQELKNATGNFKEELGRGGSGVVYRGVLDEGTVVAVKKLTDVQVQGEEEFWAEVAVFGRINHINLVRIWGFCSEGNHRMLVYEYVENESLDRHLFGTHIIGRSLSWAERFRVALGAARGLAYLHHECLEWVIHCDVKPENILLTRDLDAKIADFGLAKLSGRDAAASDGVQLSHMRGTTGYMAPEWALGQPVDAKVDVYSYGIVLLEIVIGTRISDQTTADGEERLEMGQIAQALKQVVASGDIGSLVDTRLNGQFHPRQAMEMVKISLSCMEERSSRPTMDDISKALTACDDEDEHPAYVS; this is encoded by the coding sequence GGCCCTTCCTCGTATCACCGGACGCCACCTTCTCctgcggcttcctccaagccggcgACAACGCCTTCTACTTCTCCATCTGGTTCACCGCCACCAAGAACAAGACCGCCGTCTGGTCGGCCAACCCCGGCGCCCCTGTGAACGGCCGGTTATCCAGGGTCTCGTTCAGCCGCGACGGCGAGCTGGCCCTGGCCGACGCCAACGGGACCACTGTGTGGGACACCAAGACGGGAGGTAACAGGCAGCTTACCGTCTCCCTCAACGACACCGGCAACCTCGTCATCACGGACCCGTCCACCGGCCACGCACTGTGGCAGAGCTTCCACTGGCCGACGGACACCCTGCTCCCGTCGCAGGCGATGTCCAAGGACACGAAGCTGGTGGCCGGCTACTACACCTTCTACTACGACAACGACAACGTGCTGCGGCTCCTGTACGACGGCCCGGAGATCGCCAGCATCTACTGGCCGGACCCAGACCTCGGCATTTGGGGGAGCGGGCGGACAAACTACAACAGCTCGCGGTTCGGCATCCTCAACGACGCGGGCGCGTTCCGCTCCAGCGACGGGCTGCGCTTCCAAGCATCCGACCTGGGCTCCCCCGGCGTGAAGAGACGGCTAACGATCGACAAGGACGGCAACCTGCGACTCTACAGCCTCGTGAACGCGACCGGTGTCTGGACGGTCACATGGGTGGCCCTGCAGAAGCCGTGTTCTGTACACGGGCTGTGCGGCAAGAACGCCCTCTGCGAGTACCAGCCGTCCCTCCGATGCTCGTGCGCGCCGGGGTACGAGATGGCCGACCGCCGGGACTGGAGAAAGGGATGCAAGCCGACGTTCAGCCTCCCCGCCTACACCGCCATAAACTGCAGCCAAGGGGTGCCGGAGGAGTACACCTTCGTCAAGGTGGCATACACCGACTTTTACGGCTACGACCTCGCCTTCAACAAGTCCGTCACCTTCGAGAGCTGCATGAACATCTGCCTGCAGATGTGCTCCTGCGCCGCCTTCTCCTACAGGATGGATGGTGTGGGCAATTGCTTCCCAAAAGGCGTCCTGTTCAACGGCTACacgtcctccttcttccccgggaGCATCTACCTCAAGGTGCCCAGCAAGGTCAACGCATCGGCGCTGCCGTTGGTAGCCGCCAAGGGCCTCGCCTGCAAGCCTAACGGCACTAGTCCGGCCATCGTCCCAGGATACGCGGACACGTACGGGAGACCCGGCAGGGGGCCAAAGTGGGCCTACTTCTTTTCGTTCGCCGCGGTGCTGGGCTTTCTCGAGCTCCTAATCTTCGCCGCAGGGTGGTGGTTCCTGTCCAGCCATCACAGCATACCTAGCTCGCTGCAGGCAGGCTACAGGCTGGTCATGGCGACCCAGTTCAGGCGGTTCTCGTACCAGGAGCTCAAGAACGCGACGGGGAACTTCAAGGAGGAGCTTGGCCGCGGCGGGTCCGGCGTGGTGTACCGCGGCGTGCTCGACGAGGGCACcgtggtggcggtgaagaagctgACGGACGTGCAGGTGCAGGGAGAGGAGGAGTTCTGGGCGGAGGTGGCGGTGTTCGGGAGGATCAACCACATCAACCTCGTAAGGATCTGGGGGTTCTGCTCCGAGGGCAATCACAGGATGCTGGTGTACGAGTACGTGGAGAACGAGTCACTGGACCGGCACCTCTTCGGCACGCACATCATCGGCAGGTCCCTGTCGTGGGCCGAGCGGTTTAGGGTAGCGCTGGGCGCCGCCAGGGGCCTCGCCTACCTCCACCACGAGTGCCTCGAGTGGGTCATCCACTGCGACGTCAAGCCGGAGAACATCCTCCTCACGCGGGACCTCGACGCCAAGATCGCCGACTTCGGCTTAGCCAAGCTGTCCGGGAGGGACGCCGCGGCCAGCGACGGCGTGCAGCTATCACATATGAGAGGGACCACGGGGTACATGGCGCCGGAGTGGGCGCTCGGCCAGCCCGTGGACGCCAAGGTCGACGTGTACAGCTACGGCATCGTGCTGCTGGAGATCGTCATCGGGACCCGGATCTCAGATCAGACCACGGCGGACGGCGAGGAGCGGCTGGAGATGGGGCAGATCGCGCAGGCGCTCAAGCAGGTAGTGGCGAGTGGAGACATTGGGTCATTGGTGGATACTAGGCTGAATGGGCAGTTCCACCCTCGCCAGGCCATGGAAATGGTGAAGATTTCCTTGTCATgcatggaggagaggagcagcagacCCACCATGGATGACATCTCCAAAGCTCTTACGGCGTGCGATGACGAGGATGAGCACCCTGCCTACGTGTCATGA
- the LOC127343277 gene encoding auxin response factor 2, whose translation MMGIDLNTVEEDEEEEGGPAAEPPRGAVCLELWHACAGPVGPLPRKGSAVVYLPQGHLDHLGDAAAGSALPPHVFCRVVDVNLQADAATDEVYAQVSLLVLDNEEGKRRVPPEGEEGSCDGDDAVKRLPPRIPHMFCKTLTASDTSTHGGFSVPRRAAEDCFPPLDHSLQRPSQELVAKDLHGTAWRFRHIYRGQPRRHLLTTGWSAFVNKKKLVSGDAVLFLRGEDGVLRLGVRRAAQLKNVSPFPALGNHASGNSSLGNVAHAVATRSIFHIYYNPRLCQYEFIIPYWKFMRSLSQPFSIGMRFKLRCENEDASERRSTGIIIGIRESDPKSHGSKWKCLAVRWDDDVECSRPNRVSPWEIELTGSVSGSHLSTPHSKRLKPCLPQVNPDVLLPSGSVSSDFAGSARFHKVLQGQELLGFKAHEGTVNSASQASEARFFQYTDDRSCSINMSNIMGVPRLGARTPPEDHGFSYHCSGFGESQRFQKVLQGQEVFRPFRGGTLSDAVIRGSGFYQADGNHASGATYNWLTSQGCDYRGPTAPAMPQASSPSSVLMFPQTTSRIPGSEYGNLDKDESIRNVTVRTTQDMGRNNHTLPLWPHLVSGKNCTGAEKLQFPISGAEHEPDDTDVHTNRCKIFGISLTQKVRVRDEVDCESANYHPQLQHSKPQKPKSLGNSCATVHQQMPAVGMAVDFSAVDTMI comes from the exons ATGATGGGCATCGACCtcaacaccgtggaggaggacgaggaggaggagggcggcccTGCGGCCGAGCCGCCGAGGGGCGCCGTGTGCCTCGAGCTGTGGCACGCGTGCGCCGGCCCCGTGGGCCCGCTGCCGCGCAAGGGCAGCGCCGTCGTCTACCTGCCGCAGGGCCACCTCGACCACCTCGGGGACGCGGCCGCCGGATCCGCGCTGCCGCCCCACGTCTTCTGCCGCGTCGTCGACGTCAATCTCCAG GCGGACGCCGCGACCGACGAGGTGTACGCGCAGGTCTCcctgctcgtcctcgacaacgag GAAGGGAAGAGGCGGGTGCCGCCGGAGGGGGAGGAGGGCTCCTGCGACGGCGACGACGCCGTGAAGCGCCTCCCGCCGCGGATCCCGCACATGTTCTGCAAGACGCTCACGGCCTCCGACACCAGCACGCACGGGGGCTTCTCcgtgccgcgccgcgccgccgagGACTGCTTCCCGCCGCTG GATCACAGCCTGCAGAGGCCGTCGCAGGAGCTCGTGGCCAAGGATCTGCACGGCACCGCCTGGAGGTTCCGCCATATCTACCGAG GCCAGCCACGGAGGCACCTTTTAACCACTGGATGGAGTGCATTTGTCAACAAGAAGAAGCTTGTCTCTGGGGATGCAGTGCTGTTCCTCCG AGGCGAAGATGGAGTGCTTAGATTGGGGGTTCGCAGAGCTGCTCAGCTGAAAAATGTATCTCCTTTTCCTGCACTTGGTAACCACGCCTCGGGTAATAGTAGTCTCGGTAATGTTGCCCATGCTGTGGCAACGAGAAGTATTTTTCACATCTACTACAATCCCAG GTTATGTCAGTATGAGTTCATTATACCTTATTGGAAGTTCATGAGAAGCCTCAGTCAACCTTTTTCTATTGGAATGAGGTTCAAACTGAGATGTGAAAACGAAGATGCTTCTGAAAGAAG GTCCACTGGGATAATAATTGGGATCAGAGAGTCAGACCCAAAGTCGCATGGTTCAAAGTGGAAATGCTTGGCG GTGAGATGGGATGATGATGTAGAGTGCTCTCGGCCCAATAGGGTATCTCCTTGGGAAATTGAGCTTACTGGATCAGTTTCAGGATCTCATCTTTCCACTCCCCATTCAAAACGGCTGAAGCCATGCCTTCCCCAAGTTAATCCAGATGTGTTGCTTCCAA GTGGAAGTGTTTCTTCGGATTTTGCGGGATCTGCCAGATTCCACAAGGTCTTGCAAGGTCAAGAATTATTGGGTTTTAAAGCCCATGAGGGTACTGTTAATTCAGCTTCTCAAGCGTCTGAAGCAAGATTTTTTCAGTACACTGATGATCGGAGTTGCTCTATCAACATGAGTAACATCATGGGGGTTCCAAGACTTGGTGCTAGAACCCCACCGGAAGACCATGGGTTTTCCTACCACTGCTCAGGCTTTGGGGAATCTCAAAGATTCCAAAAGGTCTTGCAAGGTCAAGAAGTGTTTCGTCCTTTCCGAGGAGGAACTTTGTCTGATGCTGTTATAAGAGGTTCTGGCTTTTACCAAGCTGATGGCAACCATGCATCTGGTGCAACATATAATTGGCTTACGTCACAAGGATGTGATTACCGTGGGCCAACAGCACCAGCAATGCCTCAAGCATCCTCTCCATCATCGGTGCTGATGTTTCCTCAAACTACTTCCAGGATACCTGGCTCTGAATATGGAAACCTGGATAAGGATGAGAGTATTAGAAATGTTACGGTCAGGACTACTCAAGATATGGGAAGAAACAATCATACATTACCTCTCTGGCCTCATCTTGTTTCAGGCAAAAATTGTACGGGAGCTGAAAAGTTACAGTTCCCCATCAGCGGTGCGGAGCATGAACCAGATGACACAGATGTTCACACAAATCGCTGCAAAATCTTTGGTATCTCTTTGACACAAAAGGTTCGAGTACGTGATGAAGTGGATTGTGAGAGTGCAAACTATCATCCTCAGCTCCAGCATTCAAAGCCACAAAAGCCAAAATCACTAGGCAATAGTTGTGCTACT gTTCATCAGCAAATGCCTGCTGTTGGCATGGCGGTTGACTTCTCTGCAGTTGATACGATGATCTGA